A stretch of the Chlorobiota bacterium genome encodes the following:
- a CDS encoding class I SAM-dependent rRNA methyltransferase encodes MKLILNPKEDRRVKRGHCWIFSNEIKSVDINAKPGDLVSVYSSDDRFIGCGLYNPNSLISIRIVSNTNTELDSNWFKNKIAEALKFRLDLFSIGNSFRLIHGESDGVPGVIVDKYDKILSVQISSLGMELRKEILFDELMKIEGIEGIVERGDSNSRFLEGLPIVVGVVRGNVGIQIVSDGYINYLVDALGGQKTGFYLDQRESRIVLRKFSNNKNVLDLFSNSGGFSLHSKQSGAIKVIAVESSESTCNEFKKNIELNNLKGLSIRCNDVFSELNSIQNSNEKFDLVIADPPPFAKSKKHESAARKKYVQLFISCMNVTIKNGVNFYSTCSHNITRDTFFEMIREASFKAKREIVILEERGASYDHPILASMPETSYLRSAILLIK; translated from the coding sequence TTGAAATTAATACTTAATCCAAAAGAAGATAGAAGAGTTAAAAGAGGTCATTGTTGGATATTCAGCAATGAAATTAAATCAGTTGATATAAATGCAAAACCTGGTGATTTAGTTAGTGTATATTCAAGTGATGATAGATTTATTGGTTGTGGTTTATACAATCCAAATTCATTAATTTCTATTAGGATTGTTTCCAATACAAATACTGAGCTAGATTCAAATTGGTTTAAAAACAAAATTGCAGAAGCACTTAAATTTAGATTAGATTTATTCTCTATTGGAAACTCATTCAGGCTAATTCATGGTGAAAGCGATGGAGTTCCAGGGGTGATTGTTGATAAATATGATAAAATATTATCAGTTCAAATTTCATCATTAGGAATGGAATTAAGAAAAGAAATATTATTTGATGAGTTAATGAAAATTGAAGGAATTGAAGGAATTGTTGAAAGAGGTGATAGCAATTCAAGGTTTCTTGAAGGGTTACCAATTGTGGTAGGTGTTGTTAGAGGAAATGTAGGAATACAAATAGTTTCTGATGGTTACATTAATTATTTAGTAGATGCTTTAGGTGGACAAAAAACTGGGTTTTACTTAGATCAAAGAGAAAGCAGAATTGTATTGCGAAAATTTTCCAATAATAAAAATGTATTAGATTTATTCAGTAACTCTGGAGGATTCTCATTACATTCAAAGCAATCTGGTGCCATAAAAGTAATAGCTGTGGAATCATCAGAATCGACTTGTAATGAATTTAAAAAAAATATAGAGTTAAATAATTTAAAAGGATTATCTATTAGATGCAATGATGTGTTTAGTGAGTTAAATTCTATTCAAAATTCAAATGAAAAATTTGATTTAGTAATTGCTGATCCTCCACCATTTGCAAAATCTAAAAAACATGAATCAGCTGCAAGAAAAAAGTATGTTCAATTGTTTATTTCATGTATGAATGTAACTATTAAAAATGGAGTTAATTTTTATTCAACTTGTTCACATAATATTACTCGTGATACATTTTTTGAAATGATTAGAGAAGCATCTTTTAAAGCTAAAAGAGAAATTGTAATATTGGAAGAAAGAGGTGCTTCCTACGATCATCCTATTCTTGCTTCAATGCCAGAAACTTCTTATTTACGAAGTGCAATATTGTTAATTAAGTAA
- a CDS encoding HD domain-containing protein gives MNTTKIIIHEPIIKKIGEIANKHKYDVYVVGGYVRDVILNLPNKQDIDFSVIGNGVEFANIVAQELNTKAIIYENFGTALVPIGDFKIEFVGTRKETYYEGSRNPIITNGSLEEDLMRRDFTINSLAFKVQLESEVTIIDLFGGIEDLKNEILKTPLNPITTYNDDPLRMLRAARFLSRLNFKLEPNSFSAICELSNRINIITQERVSDELLKLLSTDKPSLGFKLLLDTGLLDIIFPELANLDGVDLMQVDGIGYAHKNVFYHTLQVIDNICKCSDNLWLRFAGMMHDIAKPKTKKFVEGRGWTFHGHEEVGARWQERIFRNMKFPFKRKEYVEKLIRLHHRPMALVNNLVTDSAIRRLCVDAGEDLDDLFLLCRADITSKDPKKIKQYLKNYDVVIEKIKDVREKDKLREFQSPLKGEEIMEICGLKPSKKVGMIKRAIEDAILDGIIPNDIEAARNYLFKLKENLI, from the coding sequence ATTAATACTACCAAAATAATTATTCACGAACCTATTATAAAAAAAATAGGTGAAATTGCTAACAAACATAAATATGATGTTTATGTTGTAGGAGGGTATGTTAGGGATGTAATATTAAATTTACCAAACAAACAAGATATTGATTTTTCTGTTATTGGAAATGGAGTTGAATTTGCAAATATCGTTGCTCAAGAGTTAAACACAAAAGCTATAATTTATGAAAATTTTGGAACTGCATTGGTTCCGATTGGTGATTTTAAAATTGAATTTGTTGGAACAAGAAAAGAAACATATTATGAAGGTTCAAGAAATCCAATTATTACTAATGGTTCATTAGAAGAAGATTTAATGAGAAGGGACTTTACGATTAACTCTCTAGCATTTAAAGTTCAATTAGAATCAGAAGTTACAATAATTGATTTGTTTGGAGGTATTGAAGATCTTAAAAATGAAATATTAAAAACTCCATTAAATCCAATCACTACTTATAATGATGATCCATTAAGAATGTTAAGAGCAGCTAGATTTTTATCTAGATTAAATTTCAAATTGGAACCTAATTCATTTTCAGCAATATGTGAACTTAGTAATAGAATAAATATTATCACACAAGAAAGAGTTTCTGATGAGTTACTGAAGTTATTATCAACAGATAAACCAAGTTTGGGTTTTAAATTACTTTTAGATACAGGGTTGCTAGATATAATTTTTCCAGAGTTAGCAAATTTAGATGGAGTTGATTTAATGCAAGTTGATGGAATTGGATATGCTCATAAAAATGTGTTTTATCATACTTTGCAAGTTATAGATAACATTTGCAAATGTTCTGATAATCTTTGGTTAAGGTTTGCTGGAATGATGCATGATATTGCAAAACCAAAAACAAAAAAGTTTGTTGAAGGTAGAGGTTGGACTTTTCATGGGCATGAAGAAGTTGGTGCTAGATGGCAAGAAAGAATTTTCAGAAATATGAAATTTCCTTTTAAAAGAAAAGAATATGTTGAAAAGCTCATCAGGCTTCATCATAGACCAATGGCTTTAGTTAATAATCTAGTTACTGATTCAGCAATAAGGAGGCTATGTGTTGATGCTGGTGAAGATTTAGATGATCTTTTCTTATTGTGCAGAGCAGATATTACAAGCAAAGATCCAAAAAAAATAAAACAATACCTTAAAAACTATGATGTTGTTATAGAAAAAATTAAAGATGTTCGTGAAAAAGATAAACTTAGAGAATTTCAATCACCATTAAAAGGAGAAGAGATAATGGAAATTTGTGGATTAAAACCAAGTAAAAAAGTTGGTATGATAAAAAGAGCAATTGAAGATGCTATTCTTGATGGTATTATTCCAAATGATATTGAGGCTGCCAGGAATTATCTGTTTAAATTAAAAGAAAATTTAATTTAG
- a CDS encoding M4 family metallopeptidase gives MKQILSTCFVLVLLTNFSIQAQKRLIDPRPLKGLINKDIPVNTDLLKILPSGYLMSKATSFGNFSLTKIEVNNPQTSINSLESHTNIINQKVISENGTINWLQGKLGNITNYTSKRNNKLNQQSSTQSYIDASYSFFVKNKIEFKIDNPLEELIVVKNNEDELGFKHIKFKQMFKGFPIYGSEIIVHINKYDEIYTVNGNYEPTHSIIPQQSNISSEEAKIICENKFKTENRFHILPITEDDILKLNDENIEIAWLPTELCNMKLCYVVEIHPNLLDHYTLFIDAVNGQIIKEINSTCKINPNGNIPIVKVSENKNLEKISKNELLSQAGFFNSNSTDLSGGTKQIRVYQHTDSKFYMLWDLDNLNNSLSKLPNNPAGGAITLSAQNSDLDQSTQLSIVGSNSNSWSDPASVSAHANMEKTFIYWKSVHNRKAIDDQDQSIVSVVHVTDNGRKMDNAFWNGRMMAYGDGDQAFTPLAEALDVSGHEMTHGVVQNTANLVYEGQAGALNESFADVFGIMIDRKNFLMGEDIMKSNGNIALRDISNPSNPQVFDPQPDHMNKFKVLSSSVDNGGVHINSGIPNKAAYNAIVSLNREKVEKIWYRALSVYLTRSSQFIDSRKACEKAAQDLFGANSNEFQAVGKAFADVGIGGSATNPPDNKVPPVNGGQSFIAFMTSEGKIGYFDLAKNQAFLINNSNAVARVSTEGDKCQLSVPTDGKSIWFVNADGILSYIDFTKGEVFGYNTLNINKSGDIWNASISPNGNVCALVSSYLKDPTIYLFDGTNLSKKEIKIEGTQSGIEDQTIQYPDVISWSPNVNKPKIGFDGYNEISLFGEKFSWWGMYELNIQTNKFYNLVPAQSEEISIGNVNYTKTNSQKIAFNVINIASGVYDTYIVDFDVANSEFQLNIPSFTIGGRSITDADRPTFSPDDKVLCLSSPMNESLLFYTFATKKLTFFNINQTVYNPVWFMLGGKVSVDEDSKLSDIKIQNNRNIISISLSGNRHNKYQIEVFNSLGNTIYNNSYQNQFEIIIDLNKESSGVYYVKVSNDYKHFIQKISLLR, from the coding sequence ATGAAACAAATTTTATCTACTTGCTTTGTTTTAGTATTATTAACTAATTTTTCAATCCAAGCTCAGAAAAGATTGATTGATCCAAGACCACTAAAGGGATTAATAAATAAAGATATACCTGTCAATACAGATTTACTAAAAATTCTCCCTAGTGGATATTTAATGTCTAAAGCTACATCATTTGGTAATTTCTCATTAACCAAAATTGAAGTTAATAACCCACAAACTTCTATTAACTCTTTAGAAAGTCATACAAACATTATAAATCAAAAGGTAATTTCTGAAAATGGTACTATAAATTGGTTACAAGGTAAATTAGGAAATATTACGAATTATACTTCTAAAAGAAATAATAAATTAAATCAACAATCAAGCACCCAATCGTACATTGATGCTTCATACTCTTTTTTCGTGAAGAATAAAATTGAGTTTAAAATTGATAATCCACTTGAAGAATTAATAGTTGTTAAAAATAATGAAGATGAGTTAGGATTTAAACATATAAAATTTAAACAAATGTTTAAAGGATTCCCAATTTATGGATCTGAAATAATAGTTCACATTAATAAATATGATGAGATTTATACTGTTAATGGAAACTATGAACCTACTCATAGCATAATTCCACAACAATCTAACATTTCATCTGAAGAAGCTAAAATAATTTGTGAAAATAAATTCAAAACTGAAAATAGGTTTCATATACTTCCAATAACTGAAGATGACATTTTAAAACTTAATGATGAAAACATAGAGATTGCTTGGTTACCAACTGAGTTATGTAATATGAAATTATGCTATGTTGTTGAAATTCATCCTAATTTATTAGATCATTATACTTTATTTATAGATGCAGTAAATGGTCAAATTATAAAAGAAATTAATTCTACTTGTAAAATTAATCCAAATGGAAATATACCAATTGTTAAGGTTAGTGAAAATAAAAATTTAGAAAAAATCTCAAAAAATGAATTGTTGTCTCAAGCAGGGTTTTTTAATTCAAACTCAACAGATTTATCAGGTGGAACAAAACAAATTAGAGTCTATCAACACACTGATAGTAAGTTTTATATGCTATGGGATTTAGATAATTTAAATAACTCATTATCAAAATTACCAAATAATCCTGCTGGTGGGGCAATTACATTATCAGCTCAAAATTCTGATTTAGACCAATCAACTCAATTATCTATTGTAGGTTCAAATTCAAATTCATGGTCTGATCCAGCATCTGTATCAGCACATGCAAATATGGAGAAAACATTTATTTATTGGAAAAGTGTTCATAATAGAAAGGCTATTGATGATCAAGATCAATCAATTGTTTCAGTTGTTCACGTAACCGATAATGGAAGAAAAATGGATAATGCTTTTTGGAATGGAAGAATGATGGCTTATGGAGATGGTGATCAAGCATTTACACCACTAGCTGAAGCATTAGATGTCTCTGGACATGAAATGACTCACGGAGTTGTTCAAAATACTGCTAACTTAGTATATGAAGGTCAAGCAGGAGCTCTAAATGAATCTTTTGCAGACGTTTTTGGAATTATGATTGATAGAAAGAATTTTTTAATGGGAGAAGATATTATGAAATCAAATGGAAATATTGCTTTAAGAGATATTTCAAATCCATCCAATCCTCAAGTTTTTGATCCTCAACCAGACCACATGAATAAATTTAAAGTTCTCTCTTCATCTGTTGACAATGGAGGAGTTCATATAAATAGTGGAATACCTAACAAAGCTGCTTACAACGCAATCGTTTCATTGAATAGAGAGAAAGTTGAAAAAATTTGGTATAGAGCCTTGTCAGTTTATCTTACTAGAAGTAGTCAGTTCATTGATAGTAGAAAAGCATGTGAAAAAGCTGCACAGGATTTGTTTGGTGCAAATAGCAATGAGTTCCAAGCAGTTGGTAAAGCTTTTGCAGATGTTGGAATAGGTGGATCAGCAACGAACCCACCTGATAATAAAGTACCACCTGTTAATGGTGGCCAATCTTTTATAGCTTTTATGACTTCGGAAGGGAAAATTGGATATTTTGATTTGGCGAAAAACCAAGCATTTCTAATAAATAATTCAAACGCTGTTGCTCGCGTTTCAACTGAAGGAGATAAATGCCAGTTAAGCGTTCCTACTGATGGAAAATCAATTTGGTTTGTTAATGCAGACGGTATTTTATCCTATATTGATTTTACTAAAGGAGAAGTATTTGGGTATAATACTTTAAATATAAATAAATCTGGTGATATTTGGAATGCATCAATATCTCCAAACGGAAATGTATGTGCTTTAGTATCTTCCTATTTGAAGGATCCAACTATCTATTTATTTGATGGTACTAATTTATCAAAAAAAGAAATTAAAATTGAAGGAACTCAAAGTGGTATTGAAGATCAAACAATACAATATCCTGATGTAATTTCTTGGTCTCCAAATGTTAACAAACCTAAAATTGGATTTGATGGTTATAATGAAATATCATTATTTGGAGAGAAATTTTCTTGGTGGGGAATGTACGAGTTGAATATTCAAACAAATAAATTTTATAATTTAGTACCAGCTCAATCTGAAGAAATTAGTATAGGAAATGTTAATTATACAAAAACAAATAGCCAGAAAATTGCATTTAACGTAATAAATATTGCAAGTGGTGTTTATGATACTTATATAGTTGATTTCGATGTCGCAAATTCAGAATTTCAATTAAACATACCTTCATTCACAATTGGTGGAAGATCAATTACAGATGCTGACAGACCAACATTTTCACCAGATGATAAAGTTTTATGTTTGTCATCACCAATGAATGAATCGTTATTATTTTATACTTTTGCTACTAAAAAATTAACATTTTTCAATATCAACCAAACTGTATATAATCCAGTATGGTTTATGTTAGGAGGTAAAGTAAGCGTAGATGAAGATTCAAAACTTAGTGATATTAAAATTCAAAATAATAGGAACATAATTTCAATTTCGTTATCGGGTAACAGACATAATAAGTATCAAATTGAAGTTTTTAATTCATTAGGTAATACAATTTATAACAATTCTTATCAAAATCAATTTGAGATAATAATAGATTTAAATAAAGAATCTTCTGGAGTTTATTATGTAAAGGTTTCTAATGATTATAAACATTTTATTCAAAAAATTTCTTTATTAAGATAA
- a CDS encoding ABC transporter ATP-binding protein: protein MSIKNEEKLKQNNGFDKNMFYRILTYLKPQKNKLVWLTVLAIIVSAFNAFRPYLIKIAIDNYILKNNFVGLIWITIFILVMLISYGFLNYLLMIKMQSIGQDTIHKIRMQLHDKLQILSLRYYDTTPVGRLVTRVTSDVETLNEFFSSGMVMIAANIFTLITISILMFSISVKLSFITIGALVSTLLINVYFSKIFRKLYSITRIQLAKINSFLNENITGVLTVKLFGQEENSNKKFDVINTEYKKTMIKTVLNYSIFFPIIEFISALAIGLIIWFGGKMLILGNPDFGMIQMFKNLFSTEESQAITFGVFFAFFQYTEMFFRPIRDLTDRFDNLQSTMASSERIFELLDNNSVIKEPDNYEPFKIVDGTVEFDNVSFSYDGEREIVHNLSFKVNKGETIAIVGATGAGKTSIINILLKFYDYKSGSVKIDGREINSINSSDLRNDIALVMQDVFLFRGNIKENITLNNDKVKEIEMKLAAETVGISDFVNSQSDGYNTTVQERGATLSVGQKQLISFARALAYNPKILILDEATSNVDTETEVQLQTAIDKLLYGRTSIVVAHRLSTIRKANRILVMHKGELKETGTHEQLIALNGIYSRLYHLQYKMKDDIKVANDDNKENLNLNLN from the coding sequence ATGTCAATTAAGAACGAAGAAAAATTAAAACAGAATAATGGTTTTGATAAAAACATGTTCTATAGAATTTTAACTTATCTCAAACCACAGAAAAATAAATTAGTTTGGTTAACAGTTTTAGCAATAATAGTTTCTGCTTTTAATGCTTTCAGACCATATTTAATAAAAATTGCAATTGATAATTACATTTTAAAAAATAATTTTGTTGGATTGATTTGGATTACTATTTTTATTCTAGTAATGCTTATAAGTTATGGATTTTTAAATTATTTACTTATGATCAAAATGCAATCAATTGGTCAAGATACTATTCATAAAATTAGAATGCAACTACATGACAAACTTCAAATTTTATCTCTAAGGTATTATGACACAACACCTGTTGGACGACTTGTAACTCGAGTTACGAGTGATGTTGAAACATTAAATGAATTTTTTTCTTCTGGTATGGTAATGATTGCCGCTAATATTTTTACCTTAATAACAATTTCAATTTTAATGTTTTCGATTTCAGTAAAATTAAGTTTTATAACTATTGGTGCTCTTGTTAGTACACTGTTAATAAATGTATATTTCAGTAAAATTTTTAGAAAACTTTACTCAATTACTAGAATTCAATTAGCTAAAATTAATTCATTTTTAAATGAAAATATTACTGGAGTATTAACAGTTAAATTATTTGGTCAAGAGGAGAATTCTAATAAAAAATTTGATGTTATTAATACTGAGTATAAAAAAACTATGATTAAAACAGTACTTAATTATTCTATATTTTTTCCAATTATTGAATTTATATCAGCTTTAGCAATTGGGTTAATTATATGGTTTGGAGGTAAAATGTTGATTCTAGGAAATCCTGATTTTGGAATGATTCAAATGTTCAAAAACCTTTTTTCAACTGAAGAAAGTCAAGCTATTACATTTGGTGTATTCTTTGCTTTTTTTCAATATACAGAGATGTTTTTTAGACCCATTAGAGATTTAACTGATAGATTCGATAACTTACAAAGCACTATGGCAAGTAGTGAAAGAATTTTTGAATTATTAGATAACAATTCAGTTATCAAAGAACCTGATAATTACGAACCTTTTAAAATTGTAGATGGAACTGTTGAATTTGATAACGTTAGTTTTAGTTATGATGGTGAACGCGAAATTGTGCATAATTTGTCTTTCAAAGTAAACAAGGGTGAAACTATTGCAATTGTTGGTGCAACTGGTGCTGGTAAAACTTCAATAATTAACATTCTTTTAAAATTTTATGATTATAAATCTGGATCTGTAAAAATTGATGGAAGAGAAATTAATAGTATAAATAGTTCAGACCTAAGGAATGATATTGCACTTGTTATGCAAGATGTTTTTTTGTTTAGAGGAAATATTAAAGAAAACATAACTTTAAATAATGATAAAGTTAAAGAAATTGAGATGAAACTAGCTGCCGAAACAGTTGGAATTTCTGATTTTGTTAATTCGCAATCAGATGGATATAATACTACAGTTCAAGAACGTGGTGCTACTCTATCTGTTGGTCAAAAACAGTTAATATCCTTTGCTAGAGCTTTAGCTTATAACCCAAAAATTTTAATTTTAGATGAAGCTACTTCAAATGTAGACACTGAAACTGAAGTTCAATTACAAACTGCAATTGATAAATTACTTTATGGAAGAACTTCAATTGTTGTTGCTCATAGGCTTTCAACTATTAGAAAAGCAAACAGAATACTAGTTATGCACAAGGGAGAGCTGAAAGAGACAGGAACACATGAACAGTTAATCGCTTTAAATGGAATTTATTCTAGATTATATCATTTACAATACAAAATGAAAGATGATATAAAAGTTGCAAATGATGATAATAAAGAGAATCTAAATTTGAATTTAAATTAA
- a CDS encoding nitronate monooxygenase, giving the protein MNLINTKITELFKIKYPIIQAGMVWTSGHKLASASSNAGALGLIGAGSMKPELLKEHINKTKAETSNPFGVNIPLIRGDIEKLIDTVIESNVTIVFTSAGSPLKFTKRLIEHSILVVHVVSNVIQAKKCEDAGCNAIVAEGFEAGGHNGIDEITTMCLIPQVVDAVNIPVIAAGGIADGRAMGAAFMLGAEGVQVGTRFAATVESSSHINFKNAILNCDDTSTVLALKKVIPVRFIKNEFVNKILIAESNGATKEELISLLENKREMRGIFEGDLNEGELEAGQISGLIKSVITAEEVVISMISELNNTFNKFQK; this is encoded by the coding sequence ATGAATTTAATAAATACTAAGATAACTGAACTTTTCAAAATTAAATACCCAATAATTCAAGCTGGTATGGTTTGGACTAGTGGTCATAAATTAGCTTCAGCATCTTCCAATGCTGGTGCATTAGGATTAATTGGTGCTGGATCTATGAAGCCCGAATTACTCAAAGAACATATTAATAAAACAAAAGCAGAAACATCAAATCCTTTTGGAGTAAACATACCCTTAATTAGAGGAGATATTGAAAAATTAATTGACACTGTTATTGAATCAAATGTTACAATTGTATTTACTTCAGCAGGATCTCCATTGAAATTTACTAAAAGATTAATTGAACATTCAATATTAGTTGTGCATGTAGTTTCTAATGTTATTCAAGCAAAAAAGTGTGAAGATGCTGGATGTAATGCAATTGTTGCCGAAGGTTTCGAAGCAGGAGGACATAATGGTATTGATGAAATTACCACTATGTGTTTAATTCCTCAAGTAGTTGATGCAGTAAATATACCTGTAATTGCAGCAGGTGGAATTGCAGACGGAAGAGCAATGGGTGCTGCTTTTATGCTTGGAGCTGAAGGAGTTCAAGTTGGTACAAGATTTGCTGCAACTGTTGAATCCTCATCTCACATTAATTTTAAAAATGCAATATTAAACTGTGATGATACATCTACAGTTCTTGCATTAAAAAAAGTTATACCTGTAAGATTTATTAAAAATGAATTCGTTAATAAAATATTAATTGCAGAATCAAATGGTGCAACAAAGGAAGAATTAATATCTTTGCTTGAAAATAAACGAGAAATGAGGGGGATATTTGAAGGTGATTTGAATGAAGGTGAACTTGAAGCAGGTCAAATTTCAGGGTTAATAAAAAGTGTAATTACAGCTGAAGAAGTAGTTATATCAATGATTTCGGAATTAAACAATACATTTAATAAATTTCAAAAATAA